Proteins from one Juglans microcarpa x Juglans regia isolate MS1-56 chromosome 1S, Jm3101_v1.0, whole genome shotgun sequence genomic window:
- the LOC121247180 gene encoding uncharacterized membrane protein At1g16860-like isoform X2 has protein sequence MVVHLCFDFFIWTKKRVVQKEGFEYLISILPLVFITSVPSGFHTEPKMGSRIPSHQLSNGLYVSGRPEQPKERTPTMSSAAMPYTGGDIKKSGELGKMFDIPVDGSKSRKSGPLTGAPSRTGSFGGAATHSGPIMPNATVRAGYTTPGPVSSGGISASASLKKTNSGPLNKHGEPLKKSSGPQSGGVTPTGRHNSGPLHHVLPATGLITSGPISSGPLNSSGAPRKVSGPLESMGSMKVPGSSVVNNQALTILTQDDEFSFKRNLPKLVSWSLILLFVMGFIAGGFILGAVHNAILLMVVVALFGSVAALFIWNTFWGRRTIIGYIARYPDSELRTAKNGQYVKVSGVVTCGNVPLETSFQNISRCVYTSTSLHEYRGWDSKAANPSHRHFTWGLRSLERRVVDFYISDFQSGLRALVKTGYGARVTPYIDNSIVIDVNPENEELSPEFIRWLGERNLSSDDRMMRLKEGYIKEGSTVSVMGVVQRNENVLMIVPPPEPFTTGCQWAKCIFPASLEGIVLRCEDASKNDVIPV, from the exons atggTGGTCCATCTGTGCTttgattttttcatatggacCAAGAAAAGGGTTGTTCAGAAG GAGGGCTTTGAGTATCTCATCAGCATATTGCCTTTAGTTTTTATCACATCAGTTCCTTCAGGGTTTCATACAGAACCTAAGATGGGTTCCAGAATTCCATCTCATCAGCTCAGCAATGGCCTTTACGTATCAGGACGGCCAGAGCAGCCAAAGGAAAGGACACCAACTATGAGCTCTGCTGCCATGCCCTATACAGGTGGAGATATCAAGAAGTCAGGAGAACTTGGGAAAATGTTTGATATCCCTGTGGATGGCTCTAAATCTAGAAAATCAGGCCCTCTAACTGGTGCTCCTTCAAGGACGGGATCTTTTGGAGGTGCTGCCACACACTCTGGTCCAATCATGCCTAATGCCACAGTTAGGGCCGGCTATACCACTCCGGGGCCTGTATCTTCTGGAGGCATATCTGCTTCAGCTTccttaaagaaaacaaattctgGCCCACTAAATAAGCATGGTGAGCCTTTGAAGAAGTCATCTGGTCCCCAATCTGGTGGAGTAACACCAACAGGCCGCCATAACTCTGGGCCTCTTCATCATGTGCTCCCTGCAACAGGTCTTATTACATCTGGACCCATTTCTTCAGGCCCTTTAAATTCTTCTGGGGCCCCTCGGAAGGTATCTGGTCCTTTAGAATCTATGGGATCGATGAAAGTACCAGGCTCCTCTGTTGTTAACAATCAGGCCCTGACTATTCTTACTCAAGATGATGAGTTTTCCTTCAAGCGGAATCTCCCTAAGTTAGTGTCATGGTCACTAATTCTTCTTTTCGTGATGGGGTTCATTGCTGGTGGGTTTATTCTTGGAGCTGTCCACAATGCCATTCTCCTTATGGTGGTAGTGGCACTTTTCGGTTCAGTTGCTGCATTATTCATCTGGAATACTTTTTGGGGGAGAAGAACCATTATTGGTTACATTGCTCGTTATCCTGATTCGGAGCTTAGAACTGCAAAGAATGGGCAATATGTGAAGGTCTCTGGG GTGGTCACTTGTGGCAATGTGCCTCTTGAGACatcatttcaaaatatttctcGATGTGTGTATACATCAACAAGTTTACATGAGTATCGAGGATGGGATTCAAAGGCTGCGAACCCTTCACATCGCCATTTTACCTGGGGGCTCAGATCATTAGAA AGGCGTGTGGTTGACTTCTACATCTCAGATTTCCAGTCTGGATTGAGAGCCTTGGTAAAGACTGGCTATGGAGCAAGGGTGACCCCTTATATTGACAACTCAATTGTCATTGATGTTAATCCAGAGAATGAAGAGTTGTCCCCAGAGTTCATCAGGTGGTTGGGAGAGAGGAACCTCTCAAGTGATGATCGGATGATGCGGTTAAAAGAGGG GTATATCAAAGAAGGAAGCACAGTTAGTGTAATGGGAGTTGTTCAGAGAAATGAGAACGTGCTTATGATTGTCCCTCCACCGGAGCCGTTCACAACCGGATGCCAATGGGCAAAATGTATTTTCCCTGCTAGCCTTGAGGGTATTGTTTTAAGGTGTGAAGATGCATCGAAGAACGATGTCATACCAGTTTAG
- the LOC121247180 gene encoding uncharacterized membrane protein At1g16860-like isoform X3 yields the protein MAIISLMLFCSQEGFEYLISILPLVFITSVPSGFHTEPKMGSRIPSHQLSNGLYVSGRPEQPKERTPTMSSAAMPYTGGDIKKSGELGKMFDIPVDGSKSRKSGPLTGAPSRTGSFGGAATHSGPIMPNATVRAGYTTPGPVSSGGISASASLKKTNSGPLNKHGEPLKKSSGPQSGGVTPTGRHNSGPLHHVLPATGLITSGPISSGPLNSSGAPRKVSGPLESMGSMKVPGSSVVNNQALTILTQDDEFSFKRNLPKLVSWSLILLFVMGFIAGGFILGAVHNAILLMVVVALFGSVAALFIWNTFWGRRTIIGYIARYPDSELRTAKNGQYVKVSGVVTCGNVPLETSFQNISRCVYTSTSLHEYRGWDSKAANPSHRHFTWGLRSLERRVVDFYISDFQSGLRALVKTGYGARVTPYIDNSIVIDVNPENEELSPEFIRWLGERNLSSDDRMMRLKEGYIKEGSTVSVMGVVQRNENVLMIVPPPEPFTTGCQWAKCIFPASLEGIVLRCEDASKNDVIPV from the exons ATGGCTATAATTTCCTTGATGCTTTTTTGTTCTCAGGAGGGCTTTGAGTATCTCATCAGCATATTGCCTTTAGTTTTTATCACATCAGTTCCTTCAGGGTTTCATACAGAACCTAAGATGGGTTCCAGAATTCCATCTCATCAGCTCAGCAATGGCCTTTACGTATCAGGACGGCCAGAGCAGCCAAAGGAAAGGACACCAACTATGAGCTCTGCTGCCATGCCCTATACAGGTGGAGATATCAAGAAGTCAGGAGAACTTGGGAAAATGTTTGATATCCCTGTGGATGGCTCTAAATCTAGAAAATCAGGCCCTCTAACTGGTGCTCCTTCAAGGACGGGATCTTTTGGAGGTGCTGCCACACACTCTGGTCCAATCATGCCTAATGCCACAGTTAGGGCCGGCTATACCACTCCGGGGCCTGTATCTTCTGGAGGCATATCTGCTTCAGCTTccttaaagaaaacaaattctgGCCCACTAAATAAGCATGGTGAGCCTTTGAAGAAGTCATCTGGTCCCCAATCTGGTGGAGTAACACCAACAGGCCGCCATAACTCTGGGCCTCTTCATCATGTGCTCCCTGCAACAGGTCTTATTACATCTGGACCCATTTCTTCAGGCCCTTTAAATTCTTCTGGGGCCCCTCGGAAGGTATCTGGTCCTTTAGAATCTATGGGATCGATGAAAGTACCAGGCTCCTCTGTTGTTAACAATCAGGCCCTGACTATTCTTACTCAAGATGATGAGTTTTCCTTCAAGCGGAATCTCCCTAAGTTAGTGTCATGGTCACTAATTCTTCTTTTCGTGATGGGGTTCATTGCTGGTGGGTTTATTCTTGGAGCTGTCCACAATGCCATTCTCCTTATGGTGGTAGTGGCACTTTTCGGTTCAGTTGCTGCATTATTCATCTGGAATACTTTTTGGGGGAGAAGAACCATTATTGGTTACATTGCTCGTTATCCTGATTCGGAGCTTAGAACTGCAAAGAATGGGCAATATGTGAAGGTCTCTGGG GTGGTCACTTGTGGCAATGTGCCTCTTGAGACatcatttcaaaatatttctcGATGTGTGTATACATCAACAAGTTTACATGAGTATCGAGGATGGGATTCAAAGGCTGCGAACCCTTCACATCGCCATTTTACCTGGGGGCTCAGATCATTAGAA AGGCGTGTGGTTGACTTCTACATCTCAGATTTCCAGTCTGGATTGAGAGCCTTGGTAAAGACTGGCTATGGAGCAAGGGTGACCCCTTATATTGACAACTCAATTGTCATTGATGTTAATCCAGAGAATGAAGAGTTGTCCCCAGAGTTCATCAGGTGGTTGGGAGAGAGGAACCTCTCAAGTGATGATCGGATGATGCGGTTAAAAGAGGG GTATATCAAAGAAGGAAGCACAGTTAGTGTAATGGGAGTTGTTCAGAGAAATGAGAACGTGCTTATGATTGTCCCTCCACCGGAGCCGTTCACAACCGGATGCCAATGGGCAAAATGTATTTTCCCTGCTAGCCTTGAGGGTATTGTTTTAAGGTGTGAAGATGCATCGAAGAACGATGTCATACCAGTTTAG
- the LOC121247180 gene encoding uncharacterized membrane protein At1g16860-like isoform X1, with amino-acid sequence MATWACPIFPISVLELGFSVAWVSINAPLLFQMVVHLCFDFFIWTKKRVVQKEGFEYLISILPLVFITSVPSGFHTEPKMGSRIPSHQLSNGLYVSGRPEQPKERTPTMSSAAMPYTGGDIKKSGELGKMFDIPVDGSKSRKSGPLTGAPSRTGSFGGAATHSGPIMPNATVRAGYTTPGPVSSGGISASASLKKTNSGPLNKHGEPLKKSSGPQSGGVTPTGRHNSGPLHHVLPATGLITSGPISSGPLNSSGAPRKVSGPLESMGSMKVPGSSVVNNQALTILTQDDEFSFKRNLPKLVSWSLILLFVMGFIAGGFILGAVHNAILLMVVVALFGSVAALFIWNTFWGRRTIIGYIARYPDSELRTAKNGQYVKVSGVVTCGNVPLETSFQNISRCVYTSTSLHEYRGWDSKAANPSHRHFTWGLRSLERRVVDFYISDFQSGLRALVKTGYGARVTPYIDNSIVIDVNPENEELSPEFIRWLGERNLSSDDRMMRLKEGYIKEGSTVSVMGVVQRNENVLMIVPPPEPFTTGCQWAKCIFPASLEGIVLRCEDASKNDVIPV; translated from the exons ATGGCGACTTGGGCGTGTCCTATTTTCCCGATTTCGGTTTTAGAATTGGGTTTTTCTGTTGCTTGGGTTTCTATAAACG CtccattactttttcaaatggTGGTCCATCTGTGCTttgattttttcatatggacCAAGAAAAGGGTTGTTCAGAAG GAGGGCTTTGAGTATCTCATCAGCATATTGCCTTTAGTTTTTATCACATCAGTTCCTTCAGGGTTTCATACAGAACCTAAGATGGGTTCCAGAATTCCATCTCATCAGCTCAGCAATGGCCTTTACGTATCAGGACGGCCAGAGCAGCCAAAGGAAAGGACACCAACTATGAGCTCTGCTGCCATGCCCTATACAGGTGGAGATATCAAGAAGTCAGGAGAACTTGGGAAAATGTTTGATATCCCTGTGGATGGCTCTAAATCTAGAAAATCAGGCCCTCTAACTGGTGCTCCTTCAAGGACGGGATCTTTTGGAGGTGCTGCCACACACTCTGGTCCAATCATGCCTAATGCCACAGTTAGGGCCGGCTATACCACTCCGGGGCCTGTATCTTCTGGAGGCATATCTGCTTCAGCTTccttaaagaaaacaaattctgGCCCACTAAATAAGCATGGTGAGCCTTTGAAGAAGTCATCTGGTCCCCAATCTGGTGGAGTAACACCAACAGGCCGCCATAACTCTGGGCCTCTTCATCATGTGCTCCCTGCAACAGGTCTTATTACATCTGGACCCATTTCTTCAGGCCCTTTAAATTCTTCTGGGGCCCCTCGGAAGGTATCTGGTCCTTTAGAATCTATGGGATCGATGAAAGTACCAGGCTCCTCTGTTGTTAACAATCAGGCCCTGACTATTCTTACTCAAGATGATGAGTTTTCCTTCAAGCGGAATCTCCCTAAGTTAGTGTCATGGTCACTAATTCTTCTTTTCGTGATGGGGTTCATTGCTGGTGGGTTTATTCTTGGAGCTGTCCACAATGCCATTCTCCTTATGGTGGTAGTGGCACTTTTCGGTTCAGTTGCTGCATTATTCATCTGGAATACTTTTTGGGGGAGAAGAACCATTATTGGTTACATTGCTCGTTATCCTGATTCGGAGCTTAGAACTGCAAAGAATGGGCAATATGTGAAGGTCTCTGGG GTGGTCACTTGTGGCAATGTGCCTCTTGAGACatcatttcaaaatatttctcGATGTGTGTATACATCAACAAGTTTACATGAGTATCGAGGATGGGATTCAAAGGCTGCGAACCCTTCACATCGCCATTTTACCTGGGGGCTCAGATCATTAGAA AGGCGTGTGGTTGACTTCTACATCTCAGATTTCCAGTCTGGATTGAGAGCCTTGGTAAAGACTGGCTATGGAGCAAGGGTGACCCCTTATATTGACAACTCAATTGTCATTGATGTTAATCCAGAGAATGAAGAGTTGTCCCCAGAGTTCATCAGGTGGTTGGGAGAGAGGAACCTCTCAAGTGATGATCGGATGATGCGGTTAAAAGAGGG GTATATCAAAGAAGGAAGCACAGTTAGTGTAATGGGAGTTGTTCAGAGAAATGAGAACGTGCTTATGATTGTCCCTCCACCGGAGCCGTTCACAACCGGATGCCAATGGGCAAAATGTATTTTCCCTGCTAGCCTTGAGGGTATTGTTTTAAGGTGTGAAGATGCATCGAAGAACGATGTCATACCAGTTTAG
- the LOC121247180 gene encoding uncharacterized membrane protein At1g16860-like isoform X4, which produces MGSRIPSHQLSNGLYVSGRPEQPKERTPTMSSAAMPYTGGDIKKSGELGKMFDIPVDGSKSRKSGPLTGAPSRTGSFGGAATHSGPIMPNATVRAGYTTPGPVSSGGISASASLKKTNSGPLNKHGEPLKKSSGPQSGGVTPTGRHNSGPLHHVLPATGLITSGPISSGPLNSSGAPRKVSGPLESMGSMKVPGSSVVNNQALTILTQDDEFSFKRNLPKLVSWSLILLFVMGFIAGGFILGAVHNAILLMVVVALFGSVAALFIWNTFWGRRTIIGYIARYPDSELRTAKNGQYVKVSGVVTCGNVPLETSFQNISRCVYTSTSLHEYRGWDSKAANPSHRHFTWGLRSLERRVVDFYISDFQSGLRALVKTGYGARVTPYIDNSIVIDVNPENEELSPEFIRWLGERNLSSDDRMMRLKEGYIKEGSTVSVMGVVQRNENVLMIVPPPEPFTTGCQWAKCIFPASLEGIVLRCEDASKNDVIPV; this is translated from the exons ATGGGTTCCAGAATTCCATCTCATCAGCTCAGCAATGGCCTTTACGTATCAGGACGGCCAGAGCAGCCAAAGGAAAGGACACCAACTATGAGCTCTGCTGCCATGCCCTATACAGGTGGAGATATCAAGAAGTCAGGAGAACTTGGGAAAATGTTTGATATCCCTGTGGATGGCTCTAAATCTAGAAAATCAGGCCCTCTAACTGGTGCTCCTTCAAGGACGGGATCTTTTGGAGGTGCTGCCACACACTCTGGTCCAATCATGCCTAATGCCACAGTTAGGGCCGGCTATACCACTCCGGGGCCTGTATCTTCTGGAGGCATATCTGCTTCAGCTTccttaaagaaaacaaattctgGCCCACTAAATAAGCATGGTGAGCCTTTGAAGAAGTCATCTGGTCCCCAATCTGGTGGAGTAACACCAACAGGCCGCCATAACTCTGGGCCTCTTCATCATGTGCTCCCTGCAACAGGTCTTATTACATCTGGACCCATTTCTTCAGGCCCTTTAAATTCTTCTGGGGCCCCTCGGAAGGTATCTGGTCCTTTAGAATCTATGGGATCGATGAAAGTACCAGGCTCCTCTGTTGTTAACAATCAGGCCCTGACTATTCTTACTCAAGATGATGAGTTTTCCTTCAAGCGGAATCTCCCTAAGTTAGTGTCATGGTCACTAATTCTTCTTTTCGTGATGGGGTTCATTGCTGGTGGGTTTATTCTTGGAGCTGTCCACAATGCCATTCTCCTTATGGTGGTAGTGGCACTTTTCGGTTCAGTTGCTGCATTATTCATCTGGAATACTTTTTGGGGGAGAAGAACCATTATTGGTTACATTGCTCGTTATCCTGATTCGGAGCTTAGAACTGCAAAGAATGGGCAATATGTGAAGGTCTCTGGG GTGGTCACTTGTGGCAATGTGCCTCTTGAGACatcatttcaaaatatttctcGATGTGTGTATACATCAACAAGTTTACATGAGTATCGAGGATGGGATTCAAAGGCTGCGAACCCTTCACATCGCCATTTTACCTGGGGGCTCAGATCATTAGAA AGGCGTGTGGTTGACTTCTACATCTCAGATTTCCAGTCTGGATTGAGAGCCTTGGTAAAGACTGGCTATGGAGCAAGGGTGACCCCTTATATTGACAACTCAATTGTCATTGATGTTAATCCAGAGAATGAAGAGTTGTCCCCAGAGTTCATCAGGTGGTTGGGAGAGAGGAACCTCTCAAGTGATGATCGGATGATGCGGTTAAAAGAGGG GTATATCAAAGAAGGAAGCACAGTTAGTGTAATGGGAGTTGTTCAGAGAAATGAGAACGTGCTTATGATTGTCCCTCCACCGGAGCCGTTCACAACCGGATGCCAATGGGCAAAATGTATTTTCCCTGCTAGCCTTGAGGGTATTGTTTTAAGGTGTGAAGATGCATCGAAGAACGATGTCATACCAGTTTAG